The DNA region CCGTGCATCCAGCCTGTCCAGCAGCGCATCTACAGTGCGGAACGGGCAGTCGATGTCGTCCATGAAGGTGCGGCCCATGAGGTTGATGACCGCCACCTCAACGCCGCCGGCGGCGTACACGCCCATGCCGCGGCCGGGCGCGCCGGGCGGGTAGTTGGCCGGCCGCAGGATGCGCGGCTCCGTGTCCAGGGTGGGGTAGAAATCCTTGATCTTCCAGACGTGGTTGCCCGAGGTAAGCACCTGGACGCCGGCATCGAAGAGTTGGCGCGCGGTCTTGAAGTCCATGCCCAGGCCGCCTGCGGCGTTCTCGCCGTTGGCCACCACCAGGGCCGGGTCGTGCTCCCGAATCAGCGCCGGCAGGAGCGCTGCAACAGCGCGGCGGCCGGGGCGACCGACAACGTCGCCCAGGAAGAGAATTCTCACGAAAGGCCCTCCGGCTCCTCCCCCGGATGCCACAGGGGGCAGACCGCGACCTTGCGGCCCTCGTACAGCCCCTCGTCCCCGGCCGGGATGCGCACTAGGCCGTCGGCCTCCACCAGGGTGCGCAGCAGTCCCGATGGTCCGAGCACCGGCTGCGCCACCGGAAGCTCCTGCTTGGATGAACGCTCCAGCCGGATGCGCACGTAGTCCTCGCGGCCCTGCCTGGAGGCTACGTTGCGGCCCATCACCGCCGGCACGAATGCACGACGGCTCCAGGAGAAGGACGCCGTGTCGCCCATGAGGCCGCGCAAAAACGGCAGGCCGAGCACGTGCATGACCACCTGGGCCGAGGTCACCTGGCCGGGCAGGCCGAATATTGCCTTGGCCGAGCCGCCCTGCTCCACCCGCGCCAGCACCAGGGGCTTGCCGGGCCGCATGGCCACGCCGTGCGCCAGGATCTCCGCCCCGGGCAGCCGGGAAACCACAGCAAGGGTCAGGTCGCGTACGCCGATGGAGCTGCCGCCGGAAAGAAAGAGCGCGTCGCACTGCTCCAGCCCCTCGCGCAGGGCCTTTTCCAATGCAGCTTCCTGGTCCGGCACCAGGCCCAGAGAAATGGGCGTTGCTCCGGCGCGGGCGATCATCGCGGCCAGAGCCGGGCTGTTCACGTCACGCACCTGGCCGGGCCGCGGCTTCTGATCGATGGGGATGACCTCGTCGCCCGTGGAGAGCACGGCCGCGCGGGGCAGACGCCCCACCGGGACCTCGGTCTTGCCCAGCGCGGCAAGCAGGCCGATCTCCTGCGGCCGCAGCCGGATTCCTGCGGAAAGCGCCTCGCTGCCGGACTCGGCGTCCTCGCCGCGGAGCATCACGTGCTCGCCAGGAGCCACGGCGCGGCGCACCTCGATAGTGCCGGTTACGACGCCGCCGGACTCGTCGCCCTCCAGGGCCGAGGTGTGCTCCACCATGACCACGGCGTCCGCGCCCTCTGGCAGAATGCCGCCGGTAACGATGGAGGCGCACTCACCGGGTCCGATGGCGCGCTCGGTGGG from Oceanidesulfovibrio marinus includes:
- the glp gene encoding gephyrin-like molybdotransferase Glp; amino-acid sequence: MRSFFQVLSVAEVVLKLTSFPPLPVETVPLSDALGRVLAAGVTADEDLPLAARSSMDGYAVRAEDLFGAGELSPAYIECVAQVSVDKPTERAIGPGECASIVTGGILPEGADAVVMVEHTSALEGDESGGVVTGTIEVRRAVAPGEHVMLRGEDAESGSEALSAGIRLRPQEIGLLAALGKTEVPVGRLPRAAVLSTGDEVIPIDQKPRPGQVRDVNSPALAAMIARAGATPISLGLVPDQEAALEKALREGLEQCDALFLSGGSSIGVRDLTLAVVSRLPGAEILAHGVAMRPGKPLVLARVEQGGSAKAIFGLPGQVTSAQVVMHVLGLPFLRGLMGDTASFSWSRRAFVPAVMGRNVASRQGREDYVRIRLERSSKQELPVAQPVLGPSGLLRTLVEADGLVRIPAGDEGLYEGRKVAVCPLWHPGEEPEGLS
- a CDS encoding TIGR00282 family metallophosphoesterase, which produces MRILFLGDVVGRPGRRAVAALLPALIREHDPALVVANGENAAGGLGMDFKTARQLFDAGVQVLTSGNHVWKIKDFYPTLDTEPRILRPANYPPGAPGRGMGVYAAGGVEVAVINLMGRTFMDDIDCPFRTVDALLDRLDARDTPVPVRLVDIHAEATSEKIALAYHLAGRVSAVLGTHTHVQTNDARILPGGTAALTDAGMCGVRDSALGMDPRAIIERFITGLPKRFTVASGEELVSGVWVDVDPETGRALDVGLVS